From Drosophila yakuba strain Tai18E2 chromosome 2L, Prin_Dyak_Tai18E2_2.1, whole genome shotgun sequence, one genomic window encodes:
- the LOC6526851 gene encoding early boundary activity protein 3 has product MSNISNDSGLDDSANSGAVVSANGPLAATRLSWFLAEVDDGLMKDGKPNGRRRLCVLHSMELLESDVSDKYMTRFVEFRVNGMVLEAKLILAADERRLVDAALLSMSKEEREDASAQQLLVQYTENEKAGERLIQKLVSPNNVMWLSTKPELKGNPLVSLAPGCIAHVLYAYESRDYMEKILLHLKARSFDLAFDDNLATEPEAMNDDTWMLVQYSPEPEMVVYQVVQYRQTVWRKENLFKDVIAYMQLPGSDIVLQAVVISYGQEKEAQDAKYEELQRFPFDIDFPLPDELDKHPDHMTSTALFSRTSLYQKAEQRDSTGEHKELRKSLEQMSEKAQGEAQLIIDAFDMVDNINKNLQSRLSGEVRSGVEAISGDELH; this is encoded by the coding sequence AtgagcaacatcagcaacgACAGTGGATTGGATGACTCCGCGAACAGTGGCGCCGTTGTGAGCGCCAATGGACCATTGGCAGCGACTAGGCTATCCTGGTTCCTGGCCGAAGTGGATGACGGCTTGATGAAGGACGGAAAACCAAATGGTCGGCGACGTCTCTGCGTTCTCCATTCGATGGAACTCCTAGAGTCAGATGTATCCGACAAGTACATGACCCGTTTCGTAGAGTTTCGGGTCAATGGAATGGTGCTGGAAGCGAAACTTATACTGGCAGCGGATGAGAGGCGCCTGGTGGATGCAGCATTGCTTTCCATGAGCAAGGAGGAGAGGGAAGATGCCAGCGCACAACAACTGTTGGTCCAGTACACCGAAAATGAGAAGGCGGGCGAGCGCCTAATCCAGAAACTTGTCTCTCCAAACAATGTGATGTGGCTGAGCACCAAGCCCGAGCTGAAGGGTAATCCTCTGGTGAGCCTGGCACCCGGTTGCATTGCCCATGTCTTATACGCATACGAAAGTCGTGATTACATGGAAAAGATCCTACTGCACCTGAAAGCGCGAAGCTTTGATCTCGCCTTTGATGATAATTTGGCAACTGAACCGGAGGCCATGAATGATGACACTTGGATGCTGGTGCAGTACAGTCCTGAACCGGAGATGGTGGTCTACCAGGTGGTGCAATACAGACAAACCGTGTGGCGGAAAGAGAATCTCTTTAAGGATGTGATTGCCTACATGCAACTGCCTGGTAGCGACATCGTCCTCCAGGCGGTAGTCATCAGCTATGGCCAGGAAAAAGAGGCCCAGGATGCGAAGTACGAGGAGTTACAAAGATTCCCGTTCGATATTGACTTTCCACTGCCCGATGAGCTGGACAAGCACCCCGATCACATGACATCCACCGCCCTCTTCTCGCGAACCAGTTTGTACCAGAAGGCGGAGCAGCGGGACTCCACTGGAGAGCACAAGGAGCTGCGCAAAAGTCTGGAGCAGATGAGCGAAAAGGCCCAGGGCGAGGCGCAGTTGATCATAGATGCCTTCGACATGGTAGACAATATCAACAAGAATCTGCAGAGTCGTTTGTCCGGAGAGGTGCGATCGGGAGTGGAGGCCATATCCGGAGATGAACTTCATTAG
- the LOC6526852 gene encoding protein ovarian tumor locus, whose amino-acid sequence MMSETLQRSVSIGSKKASDPIDLFLEHHRLFRKHTLMDASSLFRVIAEQVYDIQMLHFEVRMECVRFMFRRSSNFRRFVVGNFDEYLWRLAKTKTAGTMLELSALCHLYRRNVIIYEPFNLGRLVTYSKDYQENLRIFVTRRGHFDSVLTMQDVDMAAVCQAVAFKMLYKHMFRIPDVSLAVEWMLHPETFKCGIDFEFDPRGKVIRLLCRNGRSFKLDSPESTLCLLESYKLCPFHNRRLALGRQSRDLSCMLGFLQQNKQPFCYLIAKSMDPYMYRNVELTSLIETRRDAKQWDIYMGDYNFKVGAKCQVELDTNRRDLLSTCYIQSIDRNKSACQVFIEEQGKLVNVPYDNLHPLPPDEFKAWDLARKRRPKQPRLLHMSRMKRQFHRMRNTSSPQSRRSSPRQYFKTRGQSFETRLENVSNRPSPPNQQFGPDQKPATAPPINQFPMPPPVAIPRPVFLPPPPPIFGPPRWMPPIRPLMPNHLMIRPPGPLAFVQPPQVVPPPSMMPIPFVVHNSPLVFGSAYGPYPPAT is encoded by the exons ATGATGTCAGAAACATTGCAGCGTTCAGTTTCCATTGGCAGTAAAA AGGCATCAGATCCTATAGATCTGTTCCTGGAACATCATCGTCTCTTCCGGAAGCATACATTAATGGACGCCTCAAGTTTGTTTCGCGTGATCGCCGAGCAGGTGTACGACATCCAGATGCTTCACTTCGAAGTGAGGATGGAGTGCGTGCGCTTCATGTTCCGCCGATCAAGCAACTTCCGGCGATTTGTGGTTGGAAACTTCGACGAGTACCTGTGGCGGCTGGCCAAGACCAAGACGGCAGGCACCATGCTGGAGCTGAGTGCCCTGTGCCACCTGTACCGCCGGAATGTCATCATCTACGAACCCTTCAATCTGGGCCGACTGGTCACCTACAGCAAGGACTACCAGGAGAACTTACGTATCTTTGTTACCCGTCGGGGTCACTTTGACTCCGTGCTGACTATGCAGGACGTCGATATGGCCGCCGTTTGCCAGGCCGTGGCATTCAAGATGTTATACAAGCACATGTTCCGCATCCCGGACGTTAGTCTTGCTGTGGAATGGATGCTGCATCCAGAGACCTTCAAGTGCGGCATTGACTTTGAGTTCGACCCGCGTGGCAAAGTCATTCGTTTGCTGTGCCGCAACGGACGGAGCTTTAAGCTGGATTCCCCCGAGAGCACCCTTTGCTTGCTTGAAAGCTACAAGTTGTGCCCGTTTCATAATCGCAGGCTCGCGTTGGGCAGGCAGTCCCGAGACCTCTCCTGTATGCTGGGCTTTCTGCAGCAGAACAAGCAGCCCTTCTGCTATTTGATAGCCAAGTCAATGGATCCCTATATGTATCGCAACGTGGAGCTGACTAGCCTGATTGAAACCCGTCGCGACGCGAAGCAGTGGGATATTTACATGGGCGACTACAACTTTAAAGTCGGAGCCAAGTGCCAGGTGGAGTTGGATACCAATAGACGCGATCTGCTCAGCACTTGTTACATACAATCGATCGATAGGAATAAATCCGCTTGTCAAGTGTTCATCGAGGAGCAGGGAAAACTTGTAAACGTGCCCTACGATAACCTACATCCACTGCCGCCAGATGAATTCAAGGCCTGGGATCTTGCGCGCAAGCGGCGACCTAAGCAACCTCGACTACTCCATATGAGCCGAATGAAGAGGCAGTTTCATCGAATGCGAAACACATCCAGTCCACAGTCACGTCGTTCGAGTCCACGTCAATACTTCAAAACGAGGGGACAAAGTTTCGAAACCAGATTGGAAAATGTCTCCAATAGACCGTCGCCACCAAACCAACAATTCGGTCCTGACCAGAAGCCTGCTACGGCTCCCCCAATCAACCAGTTCCCCATGCCACCGCCAGTGGCAATTCCTCGTCCGGTTTTCcttccaccaccaccccctaTTTTCGGGCCTCCTAGATGGATGCCACCCATCCGGCCATTGATGCCCAATCATCTGATGATTCGTCCGCCGGGGCCACTCGCTTTTGTCCAACCACCACAAGTTGTTCCGCCGCCTAGCATGATGCCGATTCCATTCGTTGTACACAACTCACCATTGGTGTTTGGGTCTGCTTATGGCCCCTATCCGCCAGCCACATAG
- the LOC6526853 gene encoding transcription initiation factor TFIID subunit 12 has protein sequence MDRKNKDPWSFALNGDDSDKSSGNESPFLTRSSSSSSDTSSESSEEKEPDTEMESLCIPSGSYDIIGKSNVQQFVQKIDGNASLDDQGCDMMARIADAFVNDVSMRMVKLAKYRKTHVSILDLKFVLKREYNMEFPIE, from the exons ATGGATAGGAAGAACAAGGACCCTTGGTCCTTTGCCCTAAATGGCGACGACAGCGATAAATCGTCGGGCAACGAGAGTCCCTTTTTGACCAGATCCTCGAGCAGCTCCAGTGACACCAGCAGCGAAAGCTCCGAGGAGAAGGAGCCAGACACCGAAATGGAGAGCCTGTGCATCCCGAGCGGCAGCTATGAT ATTATCGGCAAGAGCAACGTGCAGCAATTTGTGCAGAAAATCGATGGAAATGCCTCGCTGGACGATCAGGGATGTGATATGATGGCCAGAATAGCCGATGCCTTCGTTAATGACGTCTCCATGCGCATGGTCAAGTTGGCCAAGTACCGAAAGACCCACGTTAGCATCCTGGACCTGAAGTTCGTCCTCAAGCGCGAGTACAACATGGAGTTCCCCATTGAATAA